The genomic segment GGACGTTCATCTACGAAGACGGCGCCATCCTGCCTGCCGAGAGGGAATTGCTCGAAGCCGTGGCCGGTCACCCGATGGATCCGCTGGCGCCGGCGAAGCTCGACCTCGCGCGCGCGATGCGGAAGTTCGGCCTGCAACCCGGACCCCAGATTCACCTGCACCCGAACCGCAATGTCTCGCCGCTCGCTCAGGCCGTGCGCCACGACGTGCCGTTCACGGTGCATCCGGGCATCGGCTACGACATCATCGCGAATCATCCGTGGTTCAACGGCGCGGCGCTCGGCCGCGCGGCGGAGGCGGACTTCAAATGGTTCGGCGGCGCGGTCGAGCGACTTGACGGCGGCGTGGTGCTCTCGGTCGGTTCCGCGATCATGGGGCCGCAGGTGTTCGAGAAGAGCCTGAGCTGCGTGAACAACATCCGCCTCGCGCAAGGCCGGCCCGTCGTGGCCGGGCATCACATCTACGTGGTGGACTTGCAGGACGGCGGCGGCTGGGACTGGTCGAAAGGCGAGCCGCCGAAGGACAATGCGGCCTACTACCTGCGCTTCTGCAAGAGCTACTCGCGCATGGGCGGCACGATGCACTATGCGCAATGCGACAACGTGGCGTTTCTGCACAACCTCTTCGCCGCGCTGACGAAGCCGTGACTCCGGCCCGCTTCAACGAAATCACCTCGCGCTACGCTTCGCTGCGCCTCGCGGTCGTCGGCGACTTCTGCCTGGACCGCTACCTCGAAATTGACCCGGCGATGCAGGAGACGTCCATCGAGACGGGCCTGCCCGTGCACAACGTGGTGAACGTGCGCTCGCAACCCGGGGGAGCGGGGACGGTGACCAACAACCTCGTGAGCCTGGGAGTCCTCACGATACACACGATCGGATTCCGTGGTGAGGATGGCGAGGGATTCGAGTTGGAAAACGCATTGTCGGGCCTGCGTGGCGTCCGGCCCGGTGGCTTCGTGCGCACGCCGCTGCGGCGGACGTTCACCTACTGCAAGCCGCTGGTCGTCTCCCCCGGCAGGCCGCCCGTGGAATTGAACCGGCTCGACAGCAAGAACTGGTCACCCACGCCCGCGGTCGTGACTGGCGAAGTGATGCGCGCCCTGAACGTCGTGCTCCCGAGTCTGGATGCGCTCGTCGTGCTGGACCAGGTGAACGTGGCTGACACCGGTGTCGTGACCACAGCCTTGCTCGGGGCTTTGCAAACGGCCTTGGAGCGTTATCCGGTCAAGACCGTCATCGGCGACAGCCGACGCTCGCTTCGCGGCTGGCCCGACGTGATGCTCAAGATGAACGCGGCTGAACTCGCCGCGCTCACGGGAATGGCTGCGACATCGAACATGGCCGACTTTTGCGCGGTCGCGCGGAAACTCGCGCACACACACGGCCGCAATGTGTTCGTCACCTTGTCCGAGCGCGGCATCATCGGCGCGACGCCCGCGGGCGAAGTCGCGCACGTGGCCGCCCCGCCCGCGCGCGGACCGATAGACGTGGTGGGCGCGGGCGACGCCGTGACCGCGAACCTCGCCGCCGCGCTCGCCGCGGGCGCGACATTGCGCGAGTCGCTCGAACTCGCCATGGCCGCGGCCTCCATCGTGGTCCACCAACTCGGCACGACGGGCACGGCGGGCGTGGAACAGATTCGCGCGTTGCTCGTGGCGGAGGCGCGTTCCTGAACCACAAAGTCACGAGGGACACAAAGGGGCAAGGCTTGGCGTCCCCGCCTTCTTCGTGTCCTTCGTGTCGTTGTGGTTGAAACGATTCTCCAGCGTTTCCCTGGAGCGCCGCCCGGGGGTCAGGCCGCGCGGCCGGTGAGTTCGGCCGCGCCAAGCACCGCCCGGTTGACGACCTTGTCGATGAGTGCCGTGGGATTCATGTTGAAGTGGCTGAGCGGGTTTTCTGCGCCGGACGCGGCGCAGGGCAGCAACCGAGTTTCGAACGGCAACCGGGAACTGCCCGCTACCGCGGCCCTCCGAGTTGCGCGCGGTGGCGCCAGAGTTCGGACGGCCTGAAGATGCCGGCGGGCGTGACGATTCCCGTGATCAATTCCGGCGGGGTCACGTCGAAGCCGGGATTGCGCGCCCGGCTTCCCGGGTTCGCCACGCGGAGATACGCGCGCGCGGACATCTTCGGACCCTGGACCGTGCCCCACGCCCCGAGCACCTCGTCCCCGCTCCGCTCCTCGATGGGAATGTCGCGACCGCGCCGGAGATTCCAGTCAATCGTCGAGAGCGGGATGCACACGTAGAACGGGATGCCGTGACGGTGCGCGAGCACGGCCTTGGTGTAAGTGCCGATCTTGTTCGCGACCTCGCCCGTGCGGCCGAGCGTGCGGTCGCTGCCGACGAGCACGAGGTCGACCTCGCCCTGCTGCATCAGGTGGCCCGCCGCGTTGTCGGCGATGATCTCATGCGAGATGCCCTGCTGCGAGAGTTCCCACGCCGTGAGTGTCGCGCCTTGCGAGCGCGGGCGGGTCTCGGCGCAAAAGACGTGGAACTTCCGCCCAAGCTCCTGCGCGGCGTAGAGCGGCGCCGTGGCCGAGCCGATGTCCACGAACGCGAGCCAGCCCGCGTTGCAATGGGTGAGCACGTGCGCCCCCGCGCGCACGAGCTTCGCCCCGTGGCGGCCGATGGCCTCGCAATGGGAAACATCCTCGTCTGCAAACGCCATCGCGGCGTCGAGCGCGCGTGCTTGCCGGCCGGCGACGGTCGTCCCGGCGCCGAGGCGCGCGCGGACTTCAAGCATCGCGTTCACCGGGTCCACGGCCGTCGGGCGCGCGCCTTTCAGCCGTTCGAAGACGCGCTCGACATGGGCTTCGAACTTCGCGAGCCCGCCCTTGCAAAAGGCGCGCGCGCCCTGCGCGAGTCCGAACGCGGCGGTCGCTCCGATCGCTCCCGCGCCGCGCACCGTCATGTCGCGGATGGCCTCCGCGGTCTCGCGAAAGTCGCGCGTGCGGACGAGCTTGAACTCGTGGGGCAAGCACCGCTGGTCGATGAGGACGACTTCGTTCCGCGCCGCGTCAAAACTCACCGTGCGGAACGGGCGCCTGCGGCCTCGAACGGTGACGTTCATCGCAGGGTTGCGCGCGCGGCGGTCAGTGCCTGCACCGCTGGAGCGCGCGGATCTTGGCGCGGACGGCGCCGAAGAGCGGATGATTGCGAAGCGGCGTGAGATCGGGGTCGGAATCGATCCACTCGAAGTCACGAAAGCCGAGGTCCATCGAGCGCTGCAGCGTCTCAATGGCCCGCTCGATCTGGCTCGTGAGCGCGTAGCTGCACGCGAGGTTGTAGTGGATCATCGAGTCGTCGGGCAGCAGGCGCGCGAGCGTTACGTCCACGCGCAGGCTGTCCGCGTGGCGGCCCGCGCGCGTATAATTGTCCCCGAGCGCGCGGAGGACATCCGGATTCCCAGGGTCGGCGACGGCCAATCCCTCGAAGAAATCGATTTCGACCTGGAGTTCGCGAAGTTCCCTCGCTGACGGGAGGTTGCGCGGCGTCTTGGAGTGCTTCATGCGTCCGCGCGTATGTTTCGCGGCGCGACCGTGAAGTCAAGTCCGCGGGCTTGCACGAGGGGGACCGGGTGTGATGATTCGCGCGTGCAACGACGACGAACGCCCAAGGCAACGGCGAAACCCGGGTGCGAGGTGTTCATCCTCGCGGGCGGACAGAGCCGGCGGATGGGCCGTGACAAGGCGCGCGCGCGAATCGGCCGGAGCCCGATGCTCGCCCTTGTCTCGGCGGCGGCGACGTCGGCGGGACTCCGCGTCCGGATCGTGCGCCGTGACGCGGTGCCGCGGTGCGGGCCGATGGGGGGCGTGGTGACTGCGTTGCGGCGAAGCCGCGCGGACGCGCTGGTGTTTCTCGCGTGTGACATGCCGTTTGTTCCGCCCGCGCTCATCCGGAAAATCGCCGGCCTGATGCGCGGCCGGACAACCGCGGCGTTCGTGACGCAGCGGCGGGTCGCGGGGTTTCCGTTCGCGCTGCGGCGCGGGGCGCTCCGAGTCGCCGGGGCGCTGATCGCCCGCGGGGAGTTCTCACTGCAATCCCTCGCGCGGGAGACCGGCGCGAAGCAGGTTCGTGTGAGCGGGGCCGCGTTGCGCGCGCTGGCCAATGTGAACACGCGGGAGGATCTGGAACGCGCGCGAATCCGGGCGGGGGGTCGGAAGCGTTGACCGGCGCGCGAACGAAGTCCTGGTCCAACCGGTCGAGGTTCTTGTGGCCCTCCACGAGGAATTCTTTGACGATTTCTCCCAACGCCATCATGGCTGCCCTTCCCCGGACGGGCTTCAACCCGGGAGTGCCCCGCTCACGGGGCGCGAGGTCGCATCAGAGCCTCCCGTTGTCGATCAACCTCGTGCGCCCGACGAAGACCGCGAGCGCGAAGTGAATGCCGCGCGCGGCCGCGGGCGCGGGTTCGAATGTCGCGGCGTGAAAGAACTCGAGGTAGTCCACCCTCGCCGCGGGTTGGGTCGCGATGAGCTTGCGAAGTTCCTGCTTCAAACTCGCGGCGGGTATCGGTTCGCGCGCCCGGCGAACCCTTGCGCGAGCAAACCGGATCGAGCGTGAGAGAATCGTCGCTTGCGCCCGTTCATCAGGGCTCAAGTAGTTGTTCCTCGAACTCAGCGCGAGTCCGTCCGGCTCGCGCACCGTCGGGGCGAGGATTAGTTTCACCGGGAAGTTCAGGTCGCGGATCATCCGGCGGACGACGGCGGCCTGCTGGAAATCCTTCGCGCCAAACACGGCGAGGTCGGGTTGGGTGATGTGAAGGAGTTTGCCGACGACCGTGGTCACGCCCCGGAAGTGGGTCGGCCGCGATGCGCCTTCCATCGTCCGGCTCACGGCGGTTTCCTCGACCAACGTGCTGAACCCGCCGCCAGCCGCCGGATACATCGAAGCGTCATCCGGCGCGAACAACACATCCACGCCTTCCGCGCGGCAGAGCCTCGTGTCCCGCGGCAGGTCGCGGGGATAGCGGGAGAGGTCCTCACCCGCGGCGAATTGCGCAGGATTGACGTAGAGGCTCACGGCGACAATCCCGCGTGAGCCCACCGCGCGGCGCGCGCGGCGGATGAGGCTCAAGTGGCCTTCGTGCAGAAAGCCCATCGTGGGGACAAGGGCGACTCGACGGCCGCGGCGGCGCCACGAACCGGCGAGCCGCTGCATGGCTGGAACTGAGTGGATCGTTCGCACTCGCTTGAATTTGGCGAAAGCCTGCTTGCGCGGAACCGCGGCAACCTTTCCGAACAACGCTTGTTGCGCGCCGGGCGAATCCACCGGCGCCGGACGACGGTGGGTCGGGAAACAACTGGATCAGCGGTTGAATTGCATCGGCGCGGCGCCGGGCATCTCGTGGGCGCAAGGCTGGTTCGTCGGCGCATCGGGAGTGCGCGCGTTCGACTGCACAAGTCCGTTGGCGAGCATGTAGGCTTCGACTTCCTCGCCGCTGATGTCCGCGAGCATCTGGCCGTTGACCTCGACGCACGGGCTGAGCATCTGGCCGCTCTTCTCGATCATTTCCTGCCGCTGCACGGGGTCATTGATGATGTCGCGATCCTCGTAAGGCAGGTCATACTTGCGAAGGATGGCGCGGACGCCGTTGCTCCAACCGCAGGTGGGCTTCAGGTAGGCGATGATCTTGGGCTTGTTCATGGTTTGGATCCGTTTCGTGCGCGTAAAGTGCCACACAACCCGAACTAGACAAGGATAACTTCCCGTCCGTCGAACCCGCGTGCAGTCCGGCTCGCCGGCGAAACGGGAGGGAATGGACGATGCGCGACATCATGGGCATGGCGGGGGATGCAGGCCGTTGCCGGCTGCCGGCGGGTGTGTTGAGGTTGGGGCCACTTCCGATGCGTTGACCCGGTCGTCGCGGCGCTGTCGCGGGCGATTTTGGGGCACGGTTTTACGCAAACTCGCCACGCGGCAAGGGAGGATTCCCGGGCGCGCTCCGGTGCCCCCGCATCGGTCCGGCTGAAATCTCAGCTCGCAATGGCTACGCGCCGAACTTGTCGAACATCCGGGCGTTGGCCTGCATGAGCCGGATGAGGTGCTTCGCCTCGAACACGCCTAGCGAACCGAGGTTCGCGTCGGTTTCCGTGAAGCGGTCGAGTTTGTCCGAACCGCTGAACGCCGAGTGCAACAACACCGGCTGCGGATGCCACGAGTGGCCCTTCATCGCGCACGGCGTCGAGTGATCGCCCGTGATCGCCAGCACGTCGGGTTTGTTCGCAAGCAGGATCGGCAGCGCCGCGTCGAACTCCTCGATCGCCTTCGTCTTCGCGGCGAAGTTCCCGTCCTCGCCAAACTTGTCCGTGTATTTGTAGTGGATGAAGAAGAAGTCAAAGTTCGCGCGCTCGGCCACGTATCGCTCGAACTGCCCTGCAATGGTCTGCGGGCCCTCGATCTTCGTCATGCCCACGAGTTGCGCCAGCCCCTTGTACATCGGATACACCGCGAGGCACGCGGGCTTGAGCTGGTAGCGCTCCTCGAACGATGGAATCTCCGGCTGGTGCGCGATGCCGCGCATCAGGAACCCGTTCGCCTTCGCCTGCTTCGCCAACAACGGCAGCGCCTGCCGGCAAAAATCCGCCACGGCTTTCGCGGTTCGCTTCTGCGCGGCGGACTTTGCGTTCGCCGGCTTCGCGGTCGCGATGGGCAAACCCTCGCGGTTCGGGTCCGTGGAACCCAGCGGCCCTTCGAGCCCCTTGCCGCGGAAGATCACCACGAACCGGTGCTCCTTGCCCGCCTTGATGATCACCTGCGCGCCGCCCGCCTTCTTGATCTTCTTCGAGAGCAGCGCGCACAACTCCTCGCACACCCCGGTCGCGATTCGGCCCGCCCGCCGGTCGGTCACGATGCCTCTCCTGTCCAGCGTGCAGAAGTTCGCGCGCGCGGCGACGTCGCCGGCCTTCATCTCCAGGCCGAGCCCGAGCGCCTCGATCACACCGCGGCCGACCTCGTAGTCCAACGGGTCGTAGCCGAACAACCCGAGATGGCCCGGCCCGCTGCCGGGCGTGATGCCGGGCGCGACGGGAATCATCCGGCCCTGCGCGACGCCGCGGCGCACGAGCGCGTCGAGGTTCGGCGTGCGGGCGGCTTCGAGCGGGGTGAGTTCGCCCTGCGCGGCCGTGGCGATGTCGCCGAGACCGTCGAGGACGACCAGCGCGAGCTTCGCGCCGGTCTTGATGGTGAGGGACGAGTAGAGGGTGTCGAGGTTCATGTTCCTATTCGGGTTGCGGTCAGCAAAAAAGCGATCCGCCCCGGCGAAGGGTTGGATCGCCACGCGCAGTGTGCGAAGCGCATTCACCAGCGTCAACGGTGAACACGCATCACCCCCGTTGCGGGCACCGTGCCTGCGAACGGGGCGCTGCCATCCTGGGCGGCCAGCCCGGATGCGAAGCGTCCGGGCCGCAAGGATTGCGGCGCCCCGCCCAAGTTCAAGGACCGAAATCGCGTCCGGTGGCGGGCCGTGAATTCGCGTGCGAGGCCGAGTCTGGCACCTACCACCCCGGCAGGTCGAGTCCCACGCGCCGGTCGCCGACGCAATCCCGCACGAGCAGGCAGTCCGTGCCGTGAATGGTGATCCCGCGGTTGCGCGAATCCCAGATGCTCGCGCCGGGCCGCCCGCCCCGATCACGCAGGCTGAGCGATGCCGCCGGCCGGACGGGCATCGGAACGCCGGCAGCACCGCGTCGGCTGCAGTCCGTCTCACTTGCCACTGGTTTTTGATTTGATCACGGATGACGGCGAGCCAACAATCCACCCCCATGACCCGGCCGGATTCGCTCACCTTCTCCAGCGCGGCGCGATGTCTCGCTGCCGTGTTGCTCGCGGCGGGCGCGCTGCCCGGCACGTCCTGCCGGCTGGGTTGCCACCCATCCGAAAGTTCCGCGGCGCGCGCACGCGCGACCGTGCGGCCCACGGACGGCTGGCGCACGCTGTTCGACGGCAAGTCGCTCGCGGGATGGAAAATCACGGACTTCGCCGGAGGCGGCGAACCGAGGATCGAACAAAGCTTCCGCGGAGGCGGGCCTGTGATCCTCATTCCCGCGGGCGCGAGTCTCAGCGGCATCACGCTCACGAATCCGCCGCCGTCCGGCGCGTACGAAGTCGAACTGGAGGCGCTCAAGATCGAAGGCGGGGATTTTTTCTGCGGGCTCACCTTCCCCGTCGGCAGGGCGCACGCGACGCTCGTGCTCGGCGGTTGGGGCGGCGCCACCGTGGGCATTTCAAGCATCGACGGACTCGACGCGTCGGAAAACGAGACGACGCAATTCCTCACGTTTCCGAAGGACAAGTGGTTTCATGTCTGGCTGCGGGTCACAGAGGACCGAATCCAAGTCCGGCTCGACCGCGAGGCCAAGCTGCTCATTGACCAGGACATCAAGGACAAGAAGATCAGCATGCGGTTCGGCGAAATCGAATCGAGCATCCCGTTCGGCATCGCCACCTATCAAACCGACAGCGCCGTCCGCACGGTGAAATGGAGGCCGCTGGGCGCAGGCGCCCGGTGAGCCCGGCCGATCCCGCGACCGACCAGCCCGCATGAACCCCGATCGCGCGCGGTGCTTCGCCCGGCTGTTTCCCGCAGGCGTTCCCGCGCTGTGGTGCCCGATGATCACGCATTATCGCGCCGGGGGCGGGCTCGACCGCGCGCGGCAGGCGGCGCACCTGCGGCATCTCGCGCCCTGCGTGAAGGGGTTGCTCATCCCCGGCTCGACCGGCGACGGCTGGGAGATGGATGACGCGGAAATCCGCGAACTCCTCGATTACATCCTCGGCGAATCGGCGCCCCTCGGGCTGCGCGTGCTCATCGGCGTGCTCAAGACCGACGCGGCCGAGGCGCGCCGGTGCATCCTCGAAACAGTGAGCTGGCTGCAATCGCGCGCGGGCACGTGCGACGTGGACGAGGCGCTCGCGCGCGCGGGCGTGTGCGGCTTCACCGTGTGCCCGCCGAAGGGCGCGGAACTCCCGCAGCCGCAGATTCACGCCGCGCTCGCGGGCATCCTCGCGCTCGGTCTTCCCACGGCGCTGTATCAACTCCCGCAGGTCACGCAAAACGAAATGACGCCCGACACGGTGGCCGCGCTCGCGGCGCGGTTCCCGAACTTCATCCTGTTCAAGGACACGAGCAGCGCGGATCGCGTGGCGCGATCGGGCGCGCCCCTCGATGGCGTGTTCCTCGTGCGTGGCGCGGAGGCGGACTACGCGAAGTGGCCGCGCGCGGCGGGCGGACCTTACGACGGCTTCCTGCTGAGCACGGCGAACTGCTTCGGGCGCGAGTTGCTTTCGGTGATCGAGGACGTGAACGCAGGCCGCGCGGCCGGAGCCGGGGCGACTTCGAGCAAACTCACCACGGTCGTGAACGAGGTGTTCCGCATCGTGACGGGGCTGCCGCAAGGCAACGCCTTCGCGAATGCGAACAAGGCGATGGATCACTTCTTTGCGCACGGGAACCGGGCGGGGCACGCGCCGTCGCCGCGATTGCACGGCGGAAGTGTGTTGCCGCCTGCCGTGCTGGATGCGACGCGCGATGTGTTGATGCAGCACGGATGGCCGCCCGGCCGCGGGTATCTCGGCGGTGGCTGACACGGAAGCGCGGGCAACACGGGGCCCGCCGCAATCCTCACGCGAGCCCGCGCTGGCGACGGACTTCGTAGAGAAACGCCGCGGTCGCGCTCGCGACGTTGAGCGAGTCCACTCCTTCGCACATGGGGATGGCGACGCACCGCTCACACGCGTCGAGCACTTCGGCGGAGAGGCCCTGCCCTTCGCTCCCGAACACGATGCAGCAGTCGCCCGTGAAATCCGCTGCGGAGAGTTTGCACTCGTCCGTGTGCGGATGCGCGGCGAACGAACAGACCCCGCGGCGGCGAAGGTCCGCAATCGCCTCGACGAGTGACGCAGGCTCGATGAGCGGCAGCTTGAACACCGCGCCCATCGAATTCCGCACGGCGCGGCGGATGTAGGGATGCGACGAAGTCTCGCCGACGAGCAAAGCCTGCACGCCGAGCGCGGCGCAATTGCGCACCACGATGCCGAGGTTTTCGCTGCTCGTGAGTCCGTCCACGGCGGCGAAGAGCCGCGGGCCCGGGCTCGATTGGAGCGCCGAGTCGAGCGGCACCGCCGCGGGAATGCGCCCCAGCCCGAGCACGCCCTGATACATCGGGAAACCCGTGAGTGTTTCGAGAACCTCCTTCGGCGCGACGTGGGCGATGACAGTTTCCCGCCGGCGTTCCGCGAGCGAACCGAGGTCCGCGAGCCATTTGTCGGGCAGGACGATGGAGATGACCTCGACGGGACTCTCGAGAAGGCGGCGTGTCACCTTCTCGCCTTCGGCCACGAAGATGCCCTGTTGATGGTGGTCGCGCTGGAGCCGCATCGAGCGGTAGGGCGCGAGCTCCGGAATGTCGAGGGACTCGATGCGCTGGACGCGAAGCATGGTGGCGGTGAAATGGCGGAATGATCAGCGGGCCCGGCACATGTCGCGGCCGGGACGGGTTGTGAACTCACAGTTCGATCGTCGCGCTCGGCGAATCCTGTCCCGCGGTCTCGACCCGGACGTGCCGGACGCCGAGTTCGTGCAGTCGCGCGCAGACCGTGTCGTGCGCGAGTTGCGGCGTGTTGCAGTCGCGGCTCAAGTGCCCGAGGTAAAGATGGCGCAACCGGTCCGTGACGACTTCCGCGGCGACACCGGCCGCGGCGTCGTTTGAGAGGTGGCCGTGCCGGCCGAGGATGCGCTGCTTGGTGCTCCACGGGCGTTTGGTGTCCTCCTGCAGCAACTTCAAATCGTGGTTGGCTTCGAGCAGCAGGATGTCCGACTCGCGAATGCGCTCGATGACCAGTGTCGTCGCATGGCCGAGGTCGGTGAGGATGCCGACGTTCCCCGAAGGCGCGCGAATCAGAAAACCGACGGGGTCCCACGCATCGTGCGGCACGCTGAAGGAATCGACCGTGACCTCGCCCACCTCGAAGCTGGCGCCCGTGGTGAACAGGCGCCACTCGAGCTGGAGGCCGAGCTGCTCCTCGAGGGCGCGCGCGGTGTGGGCGTTGCAATACACCGGCACCCGCAGCTTCGCCGCGATGGTGGTGAGTCCCTGCACGTGGTCGCTGTGCTCGTGCGTGATGAGGATTCCGGCGAGCGATTCGGGACCGCGGGACAGGCTCGTGAGCCGGTGCCGGATTTGCCGGCCGCTGAAGCCGGCATCGATGAGCAGACGGGTGTCGCCCGATTCCAGGTAGGCGCAATTGCCGCTCGAACCGCTTCCAAGAATTGTGAACCGCGCGGGCACGAGCGACGGTAGGACGGGCGGCCGAGGCGGGCAATGAATTTGGCGGCCCCGTTTCTCTCCTTGAGCCGCGCCGCTGCGCCCGTATCTTCACGCGCATGGCGCAAGGGTTACATCTGAGCCAACGCATGAGCCAGCAGATGGTGCTGGCCCCGCAGCTCCAGCAATCGCTGGCGCTGTTGCAGGCTCCCACCCTCGAACTCAAGGCGCTCGTCGAGCAGGAGCTCGAACAAAACCCCGTCCTCGAGGAGGCGCCCGAGCTGTCGCAGGAGGAAAAGGCCGCCCGCGAAAGGGACGGCGAGGCCGACATCGACCCCACCGATCCCGCGGAGCCGCCGGCCGATGTGAAATTCGACCCGGCGACGGAGAAGCCAAGTTCCGAGCCCGTGGATGATTTCCAGGCGGAGTTCGACCGGCTCGTGCAGATGGACCAGGAGTGGCGCGAGCACTTCTCGCAGAGCAGCCTGCCCAACCGCGCGACGCCCGAGGACGAGGAACGCCGGCAGTTCATGTTCGACTCGCTCGTGGCGGAAACCTCATTGCAGGAGTTCCTGCTCGAACAGGCGCGCGAAGCGAACCTGCCCGCCGGGGACAACCAGATCGCCGAGTTGATCATCGGCAACATTGACGAGCACGGGTTTTTCCAGGCGAAAGTTGACGAACTCGCGGCGTCAACGGGGTTGCCCGCCGATCGTATTGCGGGCGTGCTCAAAGTGGTGCAGTCGTTCCAGCCGCCCGGTGTCGCGGCGCGCGACCTGCGCGAGTGCCTCATGCTCCAGCTCGAGCGCGCCGGCCGCACCAAGACGCTCGAGTATGGAATCCTGCGCGACCACATGGATCTTCTCGGGCGGCGGCGCTTTCAGGAAATCGCCCGCCTGCTGGCCAATGACGCCATCGACGCCGTGGACGTGCAGAACGCCGCCGAGCGCGTCGCGCAGCTCGAGCCGCGGCCCGGGAGGGCGTTCCTTCCCGATGACCCGCAATACATCGTCCCGGAGGTCTTTGTCCAGAAAGTCGGCGACGAATGGCAGGTCACCACGAACAACGACCAGGTTCCCCACCTGCGCATCAGCAATCATTACAAGGACCTGATGTCGCAAGCCGACACGCCCGTCGAGGTGCGCGAATACATCCGCGAGAAAATCCGCGCCGGGAAATTCCTCATCAAAAGCCTGCACCAGCGGCAGAGCACCATCCTCAACATCGGGCGCGAAATCCTGAACCGTCAGCGCGCGTTCTTCGAGCAGGGCATCACGCACCTCAAGCCGCTCACGATGAACCAGGTCGCCGAGGTCGTCGGCGTGCACGAAACCACCGTGAGCCGCGCCGTGTCCGGCAAATACATGGAGACGCCCCACGGCGTGTTCGAGATGAAGTTCTTCTTCACGTCCGGTTTCAAGATGACCACCGGCGCGGACATGGCGAACACGAGCATCAAGGACATCATCGCCGCGATGGTCGCCGGGGAGGACACGGCGAACCCGCTGTCCGACGAAGCCATCGTGGCAAAGCTCAAGGAGAAGGACATCGTCATCGCCCGCCGGACCGTCGCGAAGTATCGGTCCGAGTTGAACATCCTGCCCTCGACCTTGCGGAAGGTGTTTTGACCGGCGGCAGACGGCGTCCCGTGGTCAGACTCGGCGCAGCCCCCGGCCCGGGTCTGCGATCCGATTCCTGCGGGCTATCCGCCCTTGCCCCGCTTCAGGGCCGCCTTGGTTTCCAGCGCCAGTTCGTCCAGCTCGGGTTTCAGTTCGCGCTTTTTTTCCGCGCTCATGCGGTCGATGAACAGAATCCCGTGCAAGTGGTCGTGCTCATGCTGGATGGCGCGCGCGAGCAATCCGCCGCAGCGGAACTGCACGGGTTCGAGCCTGTCGTTGAGCGCGCGGACATCGATCGACTCCGGGCGCGAAATCTCGCCGTAGAGTTCCGGGAAACTCAGGCAACCCTCGCTGCCCGGGACAGGCTCAGCCGCGGGTGTGAGTTCCGGATTGAGCAGGATGAGTGGCATGATCGAGTTCGGGTCGGCGGGCTTGCCGTCGAGTTCGAGTGTCGAAGGCCGGTCCGTCACCGCGCGAATGTCGAGCACGGTCAGTTGAAGCGCCTCGCCGATTTGCTGCGCGGCGAGTCCCACGCCGCGCTTCGCGGCCATCGTCTCGAACATGTCCGCGATGAGCTGCCGGAGTTCCGGCGTGATGGATTCGACCTTGGCGCCCTTTTTACGCAGGACGGGGTGTCCGTATTTCACGACTTCAAGGACCATGTCGGCGCAGACGTTCTAGCGGAGGCAGGGCGAGGTCAAGAACGGTGTCGCCGGCGGGACCGGCTGGCATCTGCCGATGGATGCGATTCACGGCTCGCGGTTGAGCCGGCGCAGCACTTCCTTCACGCGGTCGAGATCAATGCCGCGCGGCTGTTTCTCCAGCACGTAAGTAAGGTCGTCCCGCGCACCGGAAGTGTCGCCGGACTGGGCGCGGAGCAATCCGCGGCTGAGCCGGTCGCGCGGCGAGTCGGGCGCGAGCGCGCAAATGATCTCGAAATAACGCAG from the Verrucomicrobiota bacterium genome contains:
- a CDS encoding carbohydrate kinase, with the protein product MTPARFNEITSRYASLRLAVVGDFCLDRYLEIDPAMQETSIETGLPVHNVVNVRSQPGGAGTVTNNLVSLGVLTIHTIGFRGEDGEGFELENALSGLRGVRPGGFVRTPLRRTFTYCKPLVVSPGRPPVELNRLDSKNWSPTPAVVTGEVMRALNVVLPSLDALVVLDQVNVADTGVVTTALLGALQTALERYPVKTVIGDSRRSLRGWPDVMLKMNAAELAALTGMAATSNMADFCAVARKLAHTHGRNVFVTLSERGIIGATPAGEVAHVAAPPARGPIDVVGAGDAVTANLAAALAAGATLRESLELAMAAASIVVHQLGTTGTAGVEQIRALLVAEARS
- the mtnA gene encoding S-methyl-5-thioribose-1-phosphate isomerase, with amino-acid sequence MNVTVRGRRRPFRTVSFDAARNEVVLIDQRCLPHEFKLVRTRDFRETAEAIRDMTVRGAGAIGATAAFGLAQGARAFCKGGLAKFEAHVERVFERLKGARPTAVDPVNAMLEVRARLGAGTTVAGRQARALDAAMAFADEDVSHCEAIGRHGAKLVRAGAHVLTHCNAGWLAFVDIGSATAPLYAAQELGRKFHVFCAETRPRSQGATLTAWELSQQGISHEIIADNAAGHLMQQGEVDLVLVGSDRTLGRTGEVANKIGTYTKAVLAHRHGIPFYVCIPLSTIDWNLRRGRDIPIEERSGDEVLGAWGTVQGPKMSARAYLRVANPGSRARNPGFDVTPPELITGIVTPAGIFRPSELWRHRAQLGGPR
- a CDS encoding molybdenum cofactor guanylyltransferase — translated: MFRGATVKSSPRACTRGTGCDDSRVQRRRTPKATAKPGCEVFILAGGQSRRMGRDKARARIGRSPMLALVSAAATSAGLRVRIVRRDAVPRCGPMGGVVTALRRSRADALVFLACDMPFVPPALIRKIAGLMRGRTTAAFVTQRRVAGFPFALRRGALRVAGALIARGEFSLQSLARETGAKQVRVSGAALRALANVNTREDLERARIRAGGRKR
- a CDS encoding pantoate--beta-alanine ligase, whose protein sequence is MRTIHSVPAMQRLAGSWRRRGRRVALVPTMGFLHEGHLSLIRRARRAVGSRGIVAVSLYVNPAQFAAGEDLSRYPRDLPRDTRLCRAEGVDVLFAPDDASMYPAAGGGFSTLVEETAVSRTMEGASRPTHFRGVTTVVGKLLHITQPDLAVFGAKDFQQAAVVRRMIRDLNFPVKLILAPTVREPDGLALSSRNNYLSPDERAQATILSRSIRFARARVRRAREPIPAASLKQELRKLIATQPAARVDYLEFFHAATFEPAPAAARGIHFALAVFVGRTRLIDNGRL
- a CDS encoding glutaredoxin, encoding MNKPKIIAYLKPTCGWSNGVRAILRKYDLPYEDRDIINDPVQRQEMIEKSGQMLSPCVEVNGQMLADISGEEVEAYMLANGLVQSNARTPDAPTNQPCAHEMPGAAPMQFNR
- a CDS encoding 2,3-bisphosphoglycerate-independent phosphoglycerate mutase, giving the protein MNLDTLYSSLTIKTGAKLALVVLDGLGDIATAAQGELTPLEAARTPNLDALVRRGVAQGRMIPVAPGITPGSGPGHLGLFGYDPLDYEVGRGVIEALGLGLEMKAGDVAARANFCTLDRRGIVTDRRAGRIATGVCEELCALLSKKIKKAGGAQVIIKAGKEHRFVVIFRGKGLEGPLGSTDPNREGLPIATAKPANAKSAAQKRTAKAVADFCRQALPLLAKQAKANGFLMRGIAHQPEIPSFEERYQLKPACLAVYPMYKGLAQLVGMTKIEGPQTIAGQFERYVAERANFDFFFIHYKYTDKFGEDGNFAAKTKAIEEFDAALPILLANKPDVLAITGDHSTPCAMKGHSWHPQPVLLHSAFSGSDKLDRFTETDANLGSLGVFEAKHLIRLMQANARMFDKFGA